One Deinococcus reticulitermitis genomic region harbors:
- the clpB gene encoding ATP-dependent chaperone ClpB, with protein sequence MNPERFTEASAVAINAAQQLAQQNRNQNLTHFHVLRTLTDNDTAARALTQAGGDLGQIRAALDAEIAKLPKVQGADGQLYLDPALSRAFAKADTLAGQFGDAFVAADTLLLALRGEYRERGLPDEVSLNRAVTEQRKGKTVTNKTSEQQFDALAKYGVDLTQRAKDGKFDPVIGRDEEIRRTMQILLRRTKNNPVLIGEPGVGKTAIAEGLAMRVVKGDVPEGLRNKRIVSLNMGSLLAGAKFRGEFEERLKGVVDEVVGSAGEIILFIDELHTIVGAGKTEGSPDAGNMLKPALARGELHMIGATTLDEYREIEKDAALERRFQPVFVDEPSVEDTISILRGIKEKYQTHHNVEITDPALVAAASLSHRYITDRQLPDKAIDLIDEAAARLRMALESSPEKIDQLSRRKLQLEIEREALKREKDADSQNRLLDIENALKTLTDELNEVRSRWEAERGEVATLREKREKLDEVRTRIERARRDYDLEEAAKLEYGELPALEKDVQDLEKKLKTAEFAHMEVTDEDIAAVVSRWTGIPVSKLMEGEREKLLRLEEQLHRRVIGQDRAIVSVSDAIRRARAGLNDPNRPLGSFMFLGPSGVGKTELAKALAEFLFDSTDAMVRIDMSEYMEKHSVARLIGAPPGYVGFEEGGQLTEAVRRRPYAVILFDEIEKAHPDVFNVLLQVLDDGRLTDGQGRTVDFRNTLIIMTSNVGSPLILEMGHRGQSADEIRDAVLEELRGEFRPEFLNRVDDIIVFDALTPADLHQIVEIQLGSLRRRLAERRIALHLTDAAKDRLAALGYDPAYGARPLKRAISQYVETPLAREILGGQVPDGSVLNVDYADGAFKFDTGVLN encoded by the coding sequence TTGAATCCTGAACGCTTCACCGAGGCGAGCGCCGTCGCCATCAACGCGGCGCAGCAGCTCGCGCAGCAAAACCGCAACCAGAACCTCACCCATTTCCACGTCCTGCGGACCCTGACCGACAACGACACCGCCGCCCGCGCGCTCACGCAGGCCGGGGGCGACCTCGGCCAGATTCGCGCGGCGCTCGACGCCGAAATCGCCAAGTTGCCTAAGGTGCAGGGCGCGGACGGACAGCTCTACCTCGACCCCGCGCTCAGCCGCGCGTTTGCCAAGGCCGACACGCTCGCGGGGCAGTTCGGAGACGCCTTCGTGGCCGCCGACACGCTGCTGCTCGCGCTGCGCGGCGAATACCGGGAGCGGGGGCTGCCCGACGAAGTCAGTCTCAACCGCGCTGTGACCGAGCAGCGCAAGGGGAAAACCGTGACGAACAAAACCTCCGAACAGCAATTCGACGCGCTCGCCAAGTACGGCGTGGACCTCACGCAGCGCGCGAAGGACGGCAAATTTGACCCCGTGATCGGGCGCGACGAGGAGATCCGGCGCACCATGCAGATTCTGCTGCGGCGCACCAAGAACAACCCGGTCCTGATCGGGGAGCCCGGCGTCGGCAAGACCGCCATCGCCGAGGGCCTCGCCATGCGGGTGGTCAAAGGCGACGTGCCCGAGGGCCTGCGCAACAAGCGCATCGTGAGCCTGAACATGGGCAGCCTGCTCGCCGGCGCCAAGTTCCGGGGCGAGTTCGAGGAACGCCTCAAGGGCGTCGTGGACGAGGTGGTGGGCTCGGCGGGCGAGATCATCCTGTTTATCGACGAGCTGCACACCATCGTCGGCGCCGGCAAGACCGAGGGCTCGCCCGACGCGGGCAATATGCTCAAGCCGGCGCTCGCGCGCGGTGAGCTGCACATGATCGGCGCGACCACCCTCGACGAGTACCGCGAGATCGAAAAGGACGCGGCCCTGGAGCGGCGCTTCCAGCCGGTCTTCGTGGACGAGCCGAGCGTGGAGGACACCATCTCGATCCTGCGCGGCATCAAGGAGAAGTACCAGACGCACCATAACGTCGAGATCACCGACCCCGCCCTCGTGGCCGCCGCGAGCCTCTCGCACCGCTACATCACCGACCGGCAGCTGCCCGACAAGGCCATCGACCTGATCGACGAGGCGGCGGCGCGGCTGCGCATGGCGCTCGAATCGAGCCCGGAAAAGATCGACCAGCTCTCGCGCCGCAAGCTGCAACTCGAGATCGAGCGCGAGGCCCTGAAGCGCGAGAAGGACGCCGACTCGCAAAACCGCCTGCTCGACATCGAAAACGCCCTCAAGACCCTCACCGACGAGCTGAATGAGGTCCGCAGCCGCTGGGAAGCCGAGCGCGGGGAAGTGGCCACGCTGCGCGAGAAGCGCGAGAAGCTCGACGAAGTCCGGACCCGCATCGAGCGGGCGCGGCGCGACTACGACCTCGAAGAAGCCGCCAAGCTCGAATACGGCGAGCTGCCGGCGCTTGAAAAGGACGTGCAGGACTTAGAGAAGAAGCTCAAGACCGCCGAGTTCGCCCACATGGAGGTCACCGACGAGGACATCGCCGCCGTCGTGAGCCGCTGGACCGGCATCCCCGTGAGCAAGCTGATGGAGGGCGAGCGCGAGAAGCTGCTGCGCTTAGAGGAGCAGTTGCATCGCCGGGTGATCGGCCAAGACCGCGCCATCGTGAGCGTGAGCGACGCGATTCGCCGCGCCCGCGCCGGCCTGAACGACCCCAATCGCCCGCTCGGGAGCTTCATGTTCCTCGGGCCGTCGGGGGTGGGCAAGACCGAGCTCGCCAAAGCGCTCGCCGAGTTCCTCTTCGACTCGACCGACGCGATGGTCCGCATCGACATGTCCGAGTACATGGAAAAGCACTCCGTCGCCCGACTGATCGGGGCGCCTCCCGGCTACGTCGGCTTCGAGGAAGGCGGCCAGCTCACCGAGGCGGTGCGGCGCCGGCCCTACGCGGTGATCCTCTTCGACGAGATCGAAAAGGCGCACCCCGACGTGTTCAACGTGCTGCTGCAAGTCCTCGACGACGGGCGCCTCACCGACGGGCAGGGCCGCACGGTGGATTTCCGCAATACGCTCATCATCATGACGAGCAACGTCGGCTCGCCGCTGATCCTGGAGATGGGGCACCGGGGCCAGAGCGCCGACGAGATCCGCGACGCCGTCCTCGAGGAACTGCGCGGCGAGTTCCGGCCCGAATTCCTCAACCGCGTGGACGACATCATCGTGTTCGACGCGCTGACCCCCGCCGACCTGCATCAGATCGTCGAGATTCAGCTCGGCAGCCTGCGCCGCCGCCTCGCCGAACGCCGCATCGCGCTGCACCTGACGGACGCCGCCAAGGACCGGCTCGCCGCGCTCGGCTACGACCCGGCCTACGGCGCCCGGCCCCTGAAGCGCGCGATCAGCCAGTACGTGGAAACGCCGCTCGCCCGCGAGATCCTGGGCGGCCAGGTGCCCGACGGCAGCGTGCTGAACGTGGATTACGCGGACGGCGCCTTCAAATTCGACACGGGTGTGCTGAACTAG
- a CDS encoding PH domain-containing protein, which translates to MAAAAPQRPLFTALGAGLFALFWGLPRRLGYALTKEGLEVRRFSGTFLWPYAELRAQRTGGTLGLKHFGTGVSGYYTGLCGWSGPEADTVQALASRTRGGVLIEARGKRYFLTPADPESFLAALSGRGVPVA; encoded by the coding sequence GTGGCTGCCGCTGCCCCCCAGCGACCCCTCTTCACGGCGCTCGGGGCGGGCCTCTTCGCCCTGTTCTGGGGCCTGCCGCGCCGGCTGGGCTACGCGCTGACGAAGGAAGGCCTGGAGGTGCGCCGCTTTTCCGGGACCTTCCTGTGGCCCTACGCCGAGCTCCGCGCCCAGCGGACAGGCGGAACGCTCGGGCTCAAGCATTTCGGCACGGGAGTCAGCGGCTACTACACCGGGCTCTGCGGCTGGTCCGGCCCGGAAGCCGACACCGTGCAGGCGCTCGCCTCCCGCACCCGGGGCGGCGTTCTGATCGAGGCCCGGGGCAAGCGCTACTTTCTGACGCCGGCCGATCCCGAAAGCTTCCTCGCGGCCCTGAGTGGGCGGGGCGTGCCCGTGGCCTGA
- a CDS encoding flavin reductase, which translates to MAAGWHSALSSDLLLYGVLIGPERATHPLIQASGSFGVNVNLSSGRGRAAGPGQRRPDTA; encoded by the coding sequence ATGGCCGCCGGCTGGCACTCGGCCTTGAGCAGCGACCTCCTGCTGTACGGCGTGCTGATCGGTCCCGAGCGCGCCACGCACCCGCTGATTCAGGCTAGCGGGAGCTTTGGCGTCAATGTCAATCTTTCTTCCGGCCGGGGACGCGCGGCGGGTCCAGGGCAGCGGCGTCCTGACACTGCATGA
- a CDS encoding Ig-like domain-containing protein, with product MFPLLALLALASAPQASSKPPPVACPQIGRPALDLIVKNERGQELFRGSNLDAWDNRWLKISANGNLFTVTVNRRWYQPQTVRNIKVKYDQCGPAKATRVVVRLRPLPGAPVIREFRIQHVNSDNLMVVGYWPYFQRYTTFLDAPGSVSREVIWTSSRPDVATIDAGGMLRSVCTREVGRTTITATLKASPEHTSSTVFGRGGGGMVCKRGAVDR from the coding sequence ATGTTTCCCCTGCTCGCGCTGCTGGCGTTGGCTTCTGCTCCTCAAGCGAGTTCAAAGCCTCCACCTGTCGCTTGCCCTCAGATTGGCCGCCCCGCGCTCGACCTGATCGTCAAGAACGAACGCGGACAGGAGCTGTTTCGCGGGAGTAATCTCGACGCCTGGGACAACCGCTGGCTGAAGATCAGCGCTAACGGCAACCTCTTCACCGTTACCGTAAATCGCCGCTGGTACCAGCCGCAGACCGTCCGCAACATCAAGGTCAAATACGACCAGTGTGGCCCTGCTAAGGCCACCCGCGTCGTCGTGCGATTGCGCCCGCTGCCAGGAGCGCCGGTCATCCGCGAGTTCCGCATTCAGCACGTCAACTCCGACAACCTGATGGTGGTGGGCTATTGGCCGTACTTCCAGCGCTATACGACCTTTCTCGACGCGCCGGGTTCGGTCAGCCGCGAGGTGATCTGGACGAGCAGCCGCCCCGACGTGGCAACGATAGATGCGGGCGGGATGCTGCGCTCGGTGTGCACCCGCGAAGTGGGGCGCACGACGATCACGGCGACCCTGAAGGCGAGCCCGGAACACACGTCGAGCACGGTCTTCGGACGCGGTGGGGGCGGCATGGTGTGCAAGAGGGGAGCGGTGGACCGCTGA